From the genome of Carassius carassius chromosome 49, fCarCar2.1, whole genome shotgun sequence:
gtgagtttttgttaaatgtgagccaaaaacatcacaattaaaagaaccaaagacttaaactacttcagtctgtgtgcactgaatttatttaatacataagtttcaacatagttagcaactatggtttttgGAAACGCTCCCCAgttaagtgaatgattcaatgacttactCATAAAGAGTCACTTGTTTCGTTTCTGTATCATTCTGAACAAATCAactgaatgcatgaatgaaaGACTCATTTATAAAAGGCGCTTGTTACTCAGCGTGTtgatgtaacctgcagaaagacTTACTAAATCTCTTTTACTATTGCACATTTGGATTGCTGCTCAGCGAATCAAATTTTAAGACGAGTCAGTTGCATAAAAATAGTCACAATGTCAAGTCTGTGTCTAGTGTCTAGCATTTAGCCAAGATGTTATTAGTATTGCTTTTCTGATTCAAATTGGCCCAATCAAACATTTTGTAACTGACACCTGAAAAAATTATGACCAGTCTTAAAGAAACAAATTATTACTATTAAGCCCATTTTCCCCCatgttgtggcctagtggttggatagtttgactcctaaccctaagctTGTGGattcgagtcttgggccagcagtaccatgactgaggtgcccttgagcaaggaactgaacccccaactgctccccgggtgccggcGACGGCAATTTGGATGGGTTACATGCAGAACATTAATTCTAAGAATGGGTCACCAttgttggctgtatgtcatgtcactttgtccctttttacaagatgtaatacaagtctcaggtgtccccagaatgagTCTGGGGACACCTGCACAAGAAGCAGCTTTCAGACGGCACGTGAGTACTAAAGTAAGTTCACTTTCATGTCCTATTGCtcttaaactgtcaaatacacactAGGTTATGTTAAAACgcatttaaaaaaacacagtCAGTTAGATttgtgaaggtaaacagctgggaaagaaatCGCATCTTTATATTAGATCTGTTTATGAAGTGACAGCAGCGTAATATACAATATCAACTGCTGTCTACACTGTTAATATGacccaaacaataaataaaaacagacaatcactcactgctcttgaccgaTTAACTTCAACAGCTTCAATAAGAACACATTTCTTACTTGAATGCCGCTCTTAAATGCTCTAGTGTGAAGATAAATGTGGCGGTTTCAGGCTCCCTCGATGCGGCGGCTGTAGGCGGGGCTTAAACAATGTGACTTCACAATGCTCAGAGAATCAAAACGGCATGTCTAATGAGACTGATTTGGATTACTGGGGATTACAAAATAAGGACTGGGACACATAAGGACACATATTTAAGgatgtgacgtgtggccaagtattgTTTCCCATACTTGgggtctgcatttaacccatccaagtacacacacacacagcagtgagtagtaaactaacacgcacacacatgccgTGAACACACTTGACGGACTTGAGACTCGAAACCGCGACTGTCAGATTACAAGTCTGATTCTCTATCCATTAGGCCAGAACTGCCCCCCATTTACTGTATgtccaaacaccatgtaaaagtagaTTTTGCAAAAGAGGTGCCCTTTAAGACTAGTCAAAGCGGTTTATGTAACCAGCCCCATAATAAACCACTTAACAAACCACTGTGGTAATGAGATATACACAAATATAGCATTGTAAGATTTGCTCATTCAGTGTTTATTATGCAAATAATCGGACAACAGCAGGGCTGCAACGGACTGGATGATGGTCACCTAGTGTCGAGTACAGTATCTCAGACTGCAGGGGATCATGGAGGACAGGCTCAACTGTAACACTCACTCCTACAGGAGACACAGACTGCTGACATGTTCTTCCTGGAAGAAGATAAGAGCAGATTCATGCACACGATGATGAAGCTTGATCACATCAGGTTCAAGGTTATTAAGGTTTACTAGTGTGGGAGATTCACTGCGACTGCTGAGGTATGatatttactgtatttgaaaATGTGATAAAATGATATATCACTTGTATATTACTCAAACAGACACTTTTAACAGTCCTGTTTTTGCAAAAATGGATCTTAACAGTTTTGGTTTCAGAATGACATATAtcagaataaacaaacaattattaAAGACACTGAGACTTACTGTAATGTTTGCATATGACTAGTGTGATCAAAAAGACAGTCAGTGCCACTATCAACATGACAAACACTACTGTCACAATCACAGTTACACCTGCAAGACAGAATAATCGCAAAAGCctcataaatacagtatataagtataaaaaaaagtataacagtataaaaaaaaattcttaataacTATGAACTTACCATCACTTTCATAACAGACAGAGCTCGATACATTGGCCACGAGTGGTTTGTTTAAAGACGGGTGGTTTACCCAGCAGGAGTAGATTGTATCATTGAAAGTTTGTGGTGACAATATAAGGTATGATTGTTGACTAAAGGATCCATTGAATGATTTGTTTGAGTATGAGCTGTTGAGGACGTCTCCATCTCTGATCCACAACTGTTCAAGAGAATCAGGGTAAAATTCCACAGAGCACAGAATCATGAGAGATCCATCAGGCCTCTTAACACAGGACAGCAACAAGACGGGACGCACTGAGAGGCAGAATTAATACACAATATACAATACTTATCATTCAGATCTACCCAGTTATCTCTAATCAATCCATAAACTATCATTTTGTTTCCTTCGgattattaagaaattatttacCAATTACTTGAACTCTTTGAACTCCGAGATCCACTTCAGGTGGTTTTACAATCCTCTTCACAGAACAGGTGTATGTGCCGGTATCCTGAATTTGGAGATTTAAGAGTTCAAATGTCACATCCTTAGTCTCTGGAATCCATGTGAATCTGACAGAATCTTTGCAATGATGTTCTTTCCatgtattgtgaaaaaagtaATATGAACACAGTGTAAGATTTAATGTTTGCAGAGCTGCTGTCATGCTTTCTGTGTCATTTGTTCGGCTGTAGTTGCATCTGATTTTGGCAGACTGTCCGTGATTGACAAATAACGTTTTCGTGTGATTCACTGCCACATCACCAAAcgctaaaaacacaaaaaaacgtaACAAATTGAATTTCTCATGTAAAGTTGTGAATTGCATCATTTGGGTTCTTTTTATACAGATGCTtcctgtaattgttttttttttctgatagatTCAACAAGTACTTGATGTatcattataacattttaatgtcaGAGGAAATTTCATGTCTTTATATTGTTCAAAAAGCATAGAGTGAAGCATATTAGCATGTCAACAAAAGATAGAAGACCAAAAACCTTTATTACCACAAACTGAAGAAAACATCATCCACCCACAAAAGATCAGAGGGAAACACTgccgaaaaaaaataaataatccttTACACATTAAACAGAAATGTCATCCGAAATATGCCATTTTAAACAAGTTCTTAAGTAATAAGATTCAGGGCTGCATATTTTGTATTGTTAAATTAAGAAACTTTTAGTttattagttaattttatttacttttttgcatACAATAGCTGCAGTTTTACTGACATAATGACAAAAGCAAAAGATTAAACGTATTTTCAACTTAGTCAACAAATTAtatgtacatacatttaaatagtgCTCAAATATCTTCACACACTTACCATCTCTCTTTCCAGGGAAAGCACTGTGTGTGGCTTCTGCCTCACAATGTTTTGCTGAAGTGTCTCATGCTGTGAAACTAGGTTTTAGGTGGTGATTTCCTCTTTAAGTAAAGCCTCAGTTATCATCAGTTGACAGTAACACATCATTTGAATCCCATCAGATTCCTTATATATTTCatcacaaattttaaaaagaggaaatGACTAAAAACATTCTAACAATGAAGGACTGATTCTGTACTAAACAAAAGTTAAATGAAACAAATAAGAAGAACCAAATTAAATCTTACACACAGGATTGTTTAATCCATTTTCAACCACCAAGACAGTATTTGATAAGGtatacattattttcatttatttattaaagtttttgaCCCTACAGTTACATGTTAGCTGGGAGTTTAAGAAAAGGATGTAAAAGATTTGCATCACATCTTGATACGTGTCAACCACAAACACTAGGCGGGCAGGACTGGGACATTTTGTTTCAGGCCTATGACGCACCATATGTAGCTTGTGTAAACAACTAGCACATCCTCAGGATAGAAGAAAGTTTACCCAGGCCTATAGATAGGGTGAGATATAACAGTTTGGTTTGACAGTAGAGAGTTCATAAGTCCTAGAGGTAGTGTACACTGTAAAATTTTCTATTGACTGGTTAAATCATAATGTTTCAGTTggcctaatttattttataaaattaaattcacaCTAATTAAATTTTGCCAATTGAAACATTTAGATGTGATCACTTATTCACACAAATTCAGTTAGGCCAATTGAAAAATTTAGATGTGATCAGTAAGTAGAAAAATTGGAGTTGGAGAGGTctgaatttttttacagtgtaatgtgacattttggttagaatttttatttatttagaagaaaATACATACAATTCATCTGTAAATATACCATTTCTATCTTATTAGTCCAAATgcttctacaaaacaaaacaatactgaCAATTCGCTTTACAATCATCACACACTGTACATCAGCAAAACCGCTAAACACACCTTACCCTACATTACATGTTGCCTTTGTAACAACTGCAGGAACTGTCTGGAATTAAAGCAAAGGTTATGTAAACCGCAGTACTTAGTTCTTTAAACACAATCTTCTGGCTGTTCTTCAGCATTGACTTTATTACTGAACACTTTTCTCTTTCTGCCTGCACAATCAACGAAAACCTTCGTTTAATGTCTTATTTCAGTTGTTGAGTGGTAACTCCCACATTTAGAAGGCATCTAATGGGGCTTTCACAATGGCAGTTTAGTTCAAAACAGAACACGGTTTGCAATGTGCTCAGAGTGAAACTTTTGATGAACATCCAACTAaacattcagagaaaaaaaggcaTTTCACAAACAATGTGTAAATATCATTGAATAGCATATAatttgtagcagaaatgactcgaaccagacaaattgaagagtcgatcagggctgtggctgaaacatgagccaaattcctcagtaaggcaacaggaagtcataaaacattctgtgccacaagtcccaagcaagatgaccaaccaaccctttcactgaacagctttcaacattaacaccactagaacaattattgacaatttcaattcagagaagagattgtcaaatttgttgttcgtatttgataggcaacgccggacatcacgtgtaaacccatgagagtactacacaagttccattgacttcccccagcagaaccagactgaaattcctaagggaggggcctttgaacctctggtctccacagaaatctttgtcaagagaatggcaaagaaactgtcctttctacatatatatggaccaaaatgaactcaaaacttATAATGAACTCAGACTTATAAATGAAtgtcagtccatcgcttcactccatagtcatttatatgtaacccacacatttgactatgtTTTATGACGCATTTTGCcaactcaactgagactgctctgctctcggttacagaagccctgcgactagcaagagcagcttcaaaatcctctgtactcatcttactggacctttctgctgcttttgacactgttaatcaccagattctcctgtccacactcagaaagatgggcatctctggaacagcactcctgtgggttaagtcctacctctctgacagatcctttagtgtgtcttggaggggtgatgtttcaaagtcacaccacct
Proteins encoded in this window:
- the LOC132132430 gene encoding uncharacterized protein LOC132132430 isoform X1, whose amino-acid sequence is MCFPLIFCGWMMFSSVCAFGDVAVNHTKTLFVNHGQSAKIRCNYSRTNDTESMTAALQTLNLTLCSYYFFHNTWKEHHCKDSVRFTWIPETKDVTFELLNLQIQDTGTYTCSVKRIVKPPEVDLGVQRVQVIVRPVLLLSCVKRPDGSLMILCSVEFYPDSLEQLWIRDGDVLNSSYSNKSFNGSFSQQSYLILSPQTFNDTIYSCWVNHPSLNKPLVANVSSSVCYESDGVTVIVTVVFVMLIVALTVFLITLVICKHYRRTCQQSVSPVGVSVTVEPVLHDPLQSEILYSTLGDHHPVRCSPAVVRLFA
- the LOC132132430 gene encoding uncharacterized protein LOC132132430 isoform X2, which translates into the protein MCFPLIFCGWMMFSSVCAFGDVAVNHTKTLFVNHGQSAKIRCNYSRTNDTESMTAALQTLNLTLCSYYFFHNTWKEHHCKDSVRFTWIPETKDVTFELLNLQIQDTGTYTCSVKRIVKPPEVDLGVQRVQLWIRDGDVLNSSYSNKSFNGSFSQQSYLILSPQTFNDTIYSCWVNHPSLNKPLVANVSSSVCYESDGVTVIVTVVFVMLIVALTVFLITLVICKHYRRTCQQSVSPVGVSVTVEPVLHDPLQSEILYSTLGDHHPVRCSPAVVRLFA